In Thioclava sp. GXIMD2076, one DNA window encodes the following:
- a CDS encoding nitrilase-related carbon-nitrogen hydrolase, whose product MTTFKAAALQMGPASATLDETVGRILSLMGAAAEQGAEIAVLPELALSPYFAAKVQDISEWDDVRSVTAAMGRIGQKARETELAIVVSHQEPTKNGLYNSMSFIGPDGATKGVFRKVHIPGQLDPDPEKEITILEKRYFQPGDLGFPAYPLELRGGARCAAGGLICYDRRFPESWRSLLLNGAELFCCSYNTPVMNGGTLEAARYASQLAITGGAYSNATWTIACGKAGEENGTTFIGASFICGPDGVIVAQAATMGDEVVLAEVDMAQQTKIRDRWAFIENRMPGSYRLDRVAATETRGAA is encoded by the coding sequence ATGACCACGTTCAAGGCCGCAGCCCTGCAGATGGGTCCCGCAAGTGCCACGCTCGACGAGACGGTCGGGCGTATCCTGTCGCTCATGGGCGCCGCGGCAGAGCAGGGCGCCGAGATTGCGGTCCTGCCCGAGCTGGCCCTCTCGCCCTATTTCGCGGCAAAGGTGCAGGACATCTCCGAATGGGACGATGTCCGATCCGTCACTGCTGCGATGGGCCGGATCGGGCAAAAGGCGCGCGAGACGGAACTGGCCATCGTCGTATCGCATCAGGAGCCCACAAAGAACGGGCTCTATAACTCCATGAGCTTCATCGGACCGGATGGCGCCACCAAGGGCGTGTTCCGCAAGGTGCATATCCCCGGCCAGTTGGACCCCGATCCGGAGAAGGAGATCACCATCCTCGAGAAGCGCTATTTCCAGCCGGGCGATCTGGGCTTTCCGGCCTATCCGCTGGAACTTCGGGGCGGGGCGCGCTGTGCGGCGGGCGGGCTGATCTGCTATGACAGGCGGTTTCCCGAGAGCTGGCGGAGCCTTCTGCTGAACGGGGCCGAACTTTTCTGCTGTTCGTATAATACGCCGGTGATGAATGGCGGCACGCTCGAGGCCGCGCGCTATGCCAGCCAGCTGGCAATCACCGGTGGCGCCTATTCCAACGCGACATGGACCATTGCCTGCGGCAAGGCCGGCGAGGAGAACGGCACCACCTTCATCGGCGCGAGCTTCATCTGCGGCCCTGACGGAGTGATCGTGGCGCAAGCCGCGACCATGGGAGATGAGGTCGTGTTGGCCGAGGTGGATATGGCGCAGCAGACAAAGATCCGCGACCGCTGGGCCTTTATCGAGAACCGGATGCCGGGATCCTACAGGCTGGATCGGGTGGCCGCCACCGAAACCCGCGGCGCCGCATGA
- a CDS encoding carbohydrate ABC transporter permease codes for MSMATPEIDHLSESRVQGQAARRTRQLKSLALHVLIIGFLIFWFMPVLALFVSSVRPQADTATSGWWMAFVRPLLSAQNYAMAIDQLNVGASLATSVAIAIPTTVLTVLLSVIGAYALVRMNFAGRTTLSLILVALLVTPPQITLVPLLKFYNSVGLSGTIPGIWLYQVGFTLPFGIFLMRGFIASIPRDLYESASLDGATELRTFISIVLPLSRPIMASLGIMAFLWSWNDLLIPLLFMGGSAMSPPITVNLAGLVGQTTQGQGPLMAATFLSVLVPLILILSAQRYFVRGILGGAVKG; via the coding sequence ATGAGCATGGCCACACCCGAGATCGACCACCTCTCCGAAAGCCGTGTGCAGGGACAGGCCGCGCGCCGGACCCGGCAGCTGAAAAGTCTGGCGCTCCACGTGCTGATCATCGGTTTTCTCATATTCTGGTTCATGCCGGTGCTGGCGCTCTTTGTCAGCTCGGTCCGCCCGCAGGCCGATACCGCGACCTCGGGCTGGTGGATGGCCTTCGTGCGGCCTTTGCTGAGCGCGCAGAATTACGCCATGGCCATCGACCAGCTGAATGTGGGCGCAAGCCTCGCAACCTCGGTGGCCATCGCGATCCCGACAACGGTGCTGACGGTGCTTTTATCGGTGATCGGCGCCTATGCTTTGGTACGGATGAATTTCGCGGGCCGCACCACTCTATCGCTGATCCTCGTGGCGCTGCTGGTCACACCGCCGCAGATTACGCTGGTCCCGCTTCTGAAATTCTACAATAGCGTCGGCCTTTCGGGAACCATCCCCGGGATCTGGCTCTATCAGGTGGGCTTCACGCTGCCCTTCGGCATTTTCCTGATGCGCGGCTTCATCGCGTCCATCCCGCGCGATCTTTACGAAAGTGCCAGCCTCGACGGCGCGACCGAACTGCGCACCTTCATCTCCATCGTGCTGCCGCTCTCGCGCCCGATCATGGCCTCGCTAGGGATCATGGCCTTCCTGTGGAGCTGGAACGACCTCCTGATCCCGCTTCTGTTCATGGGCGGCTCGGCGATGTCACCGCCGATCACCGTAAACCTCGCGGGGCTGGTCGGGCAGACGACACAGGGGCAGGGGCCGCTGATGGCCGCCACCTTCCTGTCGGTGCTCGTGCCGCTGATCCTCATCCTGTCCGCCCAGCGATATTTCGTCCGCGGCATTCTTGGCGGCGCTGTGAAGGGCTGA
- a CDS encoding MFS transporter: MTHPDPHAVPTRSERHRIAIACTVSLVFLMQGIDTTILTVAIPGIAADLQRSPLSLHLLVSAYLLALAVFMPVASWFSDRLGPRRLFCLSVLIFMAGSVLTAFMPTLGLMIPCRMLQGFGGALMTPVGRLIVLRAFGPGRTIDAMTWLAIPTMVGPLIGPLLGAVLVEMFDWRLLFVVNTPLAIAAILGVLRLVPPLPAVAAGRFDTRGFLLAGLALVTFQLAIEALGLWGGIGLTLLPVSALVFWVYTRHARTREKPALDISLFHFENFRIGVLAGGLGRAGLNAMAFLLPLFLQLGLGFRPLQAGLISALAAFSSLASKPVLKHVIRRLGFRRTLVALTVAGSLSLAAYATVSTGWPVMALVGMSFLAGAVRILYFNSVQSITFTGLPAERLSSATATAGVIQQLCMGLGISLSAALLSALQGEAAEVGMRDFNHAFLIMAVLPLLSLPLLMTRAGGRQEPAAAPLRKTNPEKENKSIGAIARSIETTTKAGERAPERASDTAA, encoded by the coding sequence ATGACCCATCCAGATCCCCATGCGGTGCCGACACGATCGGAACGTCACCGTATCGCCATTGCCTGTACCGTCTCGCTTGTCTTTCTTATGCAGGGCATCGACACGACGATCCTGACCGTCGCAATTCCCGGAATTGCCGCCGACCTGCAGCGCTCGCCATTGTCGCTGCATCTTCTGGTAAGCGCCTATCTGCTGGCGCTTGCGGTGTTCATGCCGGTGGCCAGCTGGTTCTCCGACCGGCTCGGGCCGAGGCGGTTGTTCTGCCTGTCCGTGCTGATCTTCATGGCGGGCTCGGTCCTGACCGCCTTCATGCCCACGCTCGGGCTGATGATCCCGTGCCGGATGCTTCAGGGGTTCGGCGGGGCGCTCATGACACCTGTGGGGCGGCTGATCGTGCTGCGGGCCTTCGGGCCCGGGCGCACGATCGATGCGATGACATGGCTTGCGATCCCGACGATGGTCGGGCCGCTCATCGGGCCGCTTTTGGGGGCGGTGCTTGTCGAGATGTTCGACTGGCGGCTCCTGTTTGTGGTGAACACGCCGCTTGCCATCGCGGCCATTCTCGGCGTGCTCCGGCTCGTTCCGCCTTTGCCCGCTGTTGCCGCAGGCCGCTTCGACACGCGTGGCTTCCTGCTGGCGGGGCTCGCGCTTGTGACCTTCCAGCTGGCCATCGAGGCGCTCGGGCTGTGGGGCGGGATCGGTCTGACGCTATTGCCGGTCTCCGCTCTCGTGTTCTGGGTCTATACCCGCCATGCGCGGACGCGCGAGAAACCCGCGCTCGATATTTCCCTCTTCCACTTCGAGAATTTCCGCATCGGTGTGCTTGCGGGCGGGCTGGGCCGCGCGGGGCTGAACGCGATGGCGTTCCTGCTGCCGCTTTTCCTGCAGCTCGGTCTGGGCTTCCGTCCGCTGCAGGCGGGGCTGATCTCGGCGCTCGCGGCCTTCAGTTCTCTGGCCTCGAAGCCGGTGCTCAAACATGTGATCCGCAGGCTGGGGTTCCGTCGCACTCTGGTGGCGCTGACAGTCGCGGGCAGTCTCTCTCTGGCCGCCTATGCCACCGTCAGCACCGGCTGGCCGGTCATGGCGCTGGTGGGCATGTCCTTCCTCGCGGGGGCGGTGCGCATCCTTTATTTCAACTCGGTGCAATCGATCACCTTTACCGGACTTCCCGCAGAGCGGCTGTCTTCGGCCACCGCGACAGCAGGTGTCATCCAGCAGCTCTGCATGGGGCTCGGGATCTCGCTCTCCGCCGCCCTCCTGAGCGCGCTTCAGGGAGAGGCCGCGGAGGTGGGTATGCGCGATTTCAACCATGCCTTCCTGATCATGGCCGTGCTGCCGCTGCTGTCACTGCCACTGCTGATGACACGCGCGGGGGGCAGGCAGGAGCCCGCCGCAGCGCCGCTGAGAAAAACTAACCCCGAGAAGGAGAACAAGTCGATTGGCGCGATTGCGCGATCGATAGAGACTACGACCAAGGCCGGTGAGCGCGCCCCCGAGCGTGCCTCCGATACGGCCGCCTGA
- a CDS encoding isochorismatase family protein, producing the protein MNKVWENFLTENDRKLLAARHNLRQPHGPGKVNALLVIDMQVTAIGEDRPIHEQIDRFPGACGPHAWKSIPVQQRLLAAARASGMPVIYSKHVFHGYTGMARAESGTFAATDFRSEIPAEVAMVEGDILIEKQTPSCFAFTNLHLIAQEKGIDGFLVVGNSTSGCVRATCVDGEAMGYKMQVIEEGVFDRIEMSHAAALFDMQFKICDVIDETSAMEIIAGPDALRQSA; encoded by the coding sequence ATGAACAAGGTCTGGGAAAATTTTCTGACCGAGAATGACAGGAAACTTCTCGCCGCGCGCCATAATCTGCGCCAGCCGCACGGGCCGGGCAAAGTCAATGCGTTGCTGGTGATCGACATGCAGGTGACCGCAATCGGCGAGGACCGTCCGATCCACGAGCAGATCGACCGCTTCCCCGGCGCGTGCGGCCCGCATGCGTGGAAATCCATTCCGGTGCAGCAACGTCTGCTGGCGGCGGCGCGCGCATCCGGCATGCCGGTAATCTACTCCAAACATGTCTTCCACGGCTATACCGGCATGGCACGCGCCGAAAGCGGGACATTTGCCGCAACCGATTTCCGCTCCGAGATTCCGGCCGAGGTAGCGATGGTCGAAGGCGACATTCTCATCGAGAAACAGACGCCGTCCTGCTTTGCCTTCACCAATCTGCACCTGATCGCGCAGGAGAAGGGCATCGACGGTTTCCTGGTTGTCGGCAACTCCACCTCCGGCTGCGTGCGCGCCACCTGCGTGGATGGCGAGGCGATGGGCTACAAGATGCAGGTGATCGAGGAGGGCGTCTTCGACCGGATCGAGATGAGCCATGCCGCAGCCCTGTTCGACATGCAGTTCAAGATCTGCGATGTGATCGACGAGACCTCGGCGATGGAGATCATCGCGGGCCCCGACGCGCTGAGACAATCGGCCTGA
- a CDS encoding amidase, with protein sequence MKDLSFSLPSATEIRHQIRSGQRTALEITRACLGRIAQRDPMVRAWISLNPEAEAQAAAITADDPRPLAGVPVAVKDMIETRDLPTTHNSPLYGGFRPAADAPCVELLRAAGAIILGKTDTTEFAACGRDAMTANPFDPVRTPGGSSAGTAAAVADFHVPLGLGTQTGGSTIRPAAFCGIPALKPSWGLISTEGVKRYAVSFDTVGLFAREITDLVLLADVYNLPEAAPLREGRLRLGLCPTPYADQLAPEMRAVLDGLAKDLAPVADITPFDLPADIAELDALHRSVQHCEGASAFLNLARARGTLLHDDFHARADLREGFTQRQNFEAYDALARHRMTVETMLEEVDFIIAPSAPGFAPLGRGAGNPRFNALWTALQLPVLNLPVSGQTLPLGVSLIARRADDRRLLEAAPKLLPYL encoded by the coding sequence ATGAAAGATCTCTCGTTTTCCTTGCCTTCGGCCACCGAGATCCGTCACCAGATCCGTTCAGGTCAACGCACAGCGCTTGAAATTACCCGCGCCTGTCTTGGCCGGATCGCGCAGCGTGATCCGATGGTGAGAGCATGGATCAGCCTCAATCCCGAGGCCGAGGCACAGGCTGCGGCGATTACCGCAGATGACCCGCGCCCTCTGGCGGGGGTTCCGGTGGCGGTGAAGGATATGATCGAGACGCGCGATCTGCCCACGACCCATAACTCGCCGCTCTATGGCGGCTTCCGCCCTGCTGCCGATGCGCCCTGTGTCGAGCTGTTGCGGGCCGCAGGCGCGATTATTCTGGGCAAGACCGACACCACCGAATTTGCCGCCTGTGGGCGCGATGCGATGACCGCAAATCCCTTTGATCCCGTGCGCACCCCGGGCGGCTCCTCGGCTGGCACCGCCGCCGCGGTCGCCGATTTCCATGTGCCGCTGGGACTTGGCACGCAGACCGGAGGTAGCACGATCCGTCCTGCCGCGTTTTGTGGCATCCCAGCGCTCAAACCCTCTTGGGGGCTTATCTCGACCGAAGGAGTCAAACGCTATGCGGTGAGCTTCGATACGGTCGGTCTGTTTGCCCGCGAGATCACCGATCTGGTGCTTCTGGCCGATGTCTACAATCTTCCCGAGGCCGCGCCGTTGCGCGAAGGCCGGTTGAGGCTCGGCCTATGCCCCACCCCCTATGCCGATCAACTGGCCCCCGAGATGCGCGCGGTGCTTGATGGTCTGGCCAAAGATCTGGCACCGGTTGCCGATATCACTCCCTTCGACCTTCCGGCAGACATAGCGGAGCTGGATGCGTTGCACCGCTCTGTGCAGCATTGCGAGGGCGCATCGGCCTTTCTCAATCTGGCCCGCGCGCGTGGCACGCTTCTGCATGACGATTTCCACGCCCGGGCCGACTTGCGCGAGGGGTTTACCCAGCGCCAGAATTTCGAGGCCTATGATGCGCTGGCCCGTCACCGGATGACGGTCGAGACGATGCTCGAGGAGGTCGATTTCATCATCGCGCCCTCTGCGCCGGGCTTCGCCCCGCTCGGGCGCGGTGCGGGCAATCCGCGGTTCAACGCGCTCTGGACCGCGCTGCAGCTTCCGGTCCTGAACCTGCCCGTATCGGGTCAGACCTTGCCGCTTGGTGTGTCGCTGATCGCAAGGCGCGCCGATGACCGGCGTCTTCTGGAGGCTGCGCCGAAACTGCTTCCCTATCTGTGA
- a CDS encoding LLM class flavin-dependent oxidoreductase produces the protein MTQIGVFLPIGGKGWLISTTSPATRPSFDFNKAIAQRAEHFGLDFALSMIKFRGYNGPSRYWNEALESFTMMSGIAAVTQRINLFASCAMLTLPPAITARMAVTMDSIAPGRVGVNMVTGWQPKEYSQMGLELTPEHFSRRYDYAGEYVQVMQELWATGRSDFKGDFFQMDDCVLEPLPTNKRIPIVGAGQSEAGMDFVAKYGDYNFVGSGGDLNNTTASRDTVARVNAAAQRHGRDTGAFLLLMVIADRTEKLAFDKWELYKQGTDIEALQWQASQAGQDKVAKDGSTAAALVRAIDNPQPTGMLKLIGSYEQVAAMLDEIASVPGLKGIMLTFDDFIIGMEQFGQYIQPLMKTRNGAARKASFAA, from the coding sequence ATGACCCAGATCGGTGTCTTCCTTCCCATCGGCGGCAAAGGCTGGCTGATTTCCACCACCTCGCCCGCCACGCGCCCCAGCTTCGATTTCAATAAGGCGATCGCGCAAAGGGCCGAGCATTTCGGTCTGGACTTCGCGCTCTCCATGATCAAGTTCCGCGGCTATAACGGGCCGTCACGCTACTGGAACGAGGCGCTGGAGAGTTTCACCATGATGTCGGGCATCGCGGCGGTGACGCAGAGGATCAACCTCTTTGCCTCCTGCGCGATGCTGACCCTGCCGCCCGCGATTACCGCGCGGATGGCCGTGACGATGGACAGTATCGCTCCGGGCCGTGTGGGGGTGAATATGGTCACCGGCTGGCAGCCCAAGGAATATTCGCAGATGGGACTGGAGCTGACCCCCGAGCATTTCTCGCGCCGCTATGATTATGCGGGGGAATATGTGCAGGTCATGCAGGAGCTGTGGGCCACCGGTCGGTCAGATTTCAAAGGCGATTTCTTCCAGATGGATGATTGCGTCCTCGAGCCTTTGCCGACAAACAAGCGCATCCCTATCGTGGGCGCAGGTCAATCCGAGGCCGGGATGGATTTCGTGGCCAAATATGGCGATTACAACTTCGTGGGTTCGGGGGGTGATCTCAACAATACGACCGCTTCGCGCGATACGGTGGCCCGCGTCAATGCCGCCGCTCAGCGCCATGGCCGCGACACTGGTGCCTTCTTGCTGCTGATGGTGATCGCCGACCGTACGGAAAAGCTCGCCTTCGACAAATGGGAGCTTTACAAACAGGGCACCGATATCGAGGCCCTGCAATGGCAGGCCTCGCAGGCCGGTCAGGACAAGGTCGCCAAGGACGGCTCGACGGCAGCCGCGCTCGTGCGCGCCATCGACAACCCGCAACCCACCGGCATGCTCAAGCTTATCGGCTCCTACGAGCAGGTGGCCGCGATGCTGGACGAGATCGCCAGCGTGCCGGGCCTCAAGGGGATCATGCTGACCTTCGACGATTTCATCATCGGGATGGAACAGTTCGGACAGTATATCCAGCCCCTGATGAAGACCCGCAATGGCGCCGCGCGCAAAGCGTCTTTCGCCGCCTGA
- a CDS encoding GMC family oxidoreductase — translation MSRPYDAIVVGSGASGSFAAHELTAQGLRVLLLEAGREVTRSEFDPAKKKPVPPINIMERARATLGGQGVQAKAAFFRGMLAPFYVNDRDNPYTTPKDAPFVWIRGRQAGGRTHTFGRVLMRWSDDDFKAKSVTGKGCDWPVSYADMAPYYDEVERLLGIYGDIDGLPQNPDGIMKGPAKMSPAEIDFKARVKAKWPEREIISWRSVAPTPERVFAPLAAAKATGLLTIRWNSVARRVLTENGLATGVEITDTRTGEVLVLEAAHIVISASPIESIRLLWHSGLGNHHDQLGRYFMDQLPMLAMGHYAPVKGQWTGDDSLPKDAFYEPQGGIFITRSSGDPKTRGQFDFQGGIGRSPVGADDPAKLLFFGFGQMQPNARNRVTLDPKVKDRWGLAGAHIVCRMSAEDEALLERQEAFFLETINGAGGEVQFLGSAKRIREWGKGAYPEAGALSRFLFRRYFKDVMVMGAAIHETGGARMGTDPASSVVNPMGQLWEAPNVLVTDASTFCGSGVTGTTLTIMAQTVRACRHLAQSSNSLRAEPELAEAN, via the coding sequence ATGAGCCGCCCCTATGATGCCATCGTCGTGGGCTCGGGCGCCTCGGGAAGTTTTGCCGCCCATGAGCTGACCGCTCAGGGCCTGCGGGTCCTCCTGCTGGAGGCGGGGCGCGAGGTCACCAGATCCGAGTTCGACCCCGCCAAGAAAAAGCCTGTGCCGCCCATCAACATCATGGAGCGCGCCCGCGCCACGCTGGGCGGGCAGGGTGTGCAGGCCAAAGCGGCTTTCTTTCGCGGCATGCTCGCGCCCTTCTATGTGAATGACCGCGACAACCCCTATACCACCCCCAAGGACGCGCCTTTCGTGTGGATCCGCGGCCGTCAGGCAGGTGGGCGCACCCATACATTCGGGCGGGTGCTGATGCGCTGGTCGGATGACGATTTCAAGGCGAAATCGGTCACCGGCAAAGGCTGCGACTGGCCCGTCAGCTATGCCGATATGGCGCCCTATTACGACGAGGTTGAACGCCTTCTGGGGATCTATGGCGATATCGATGGCCTGCCCCAGAACCCCGATGGCATCATGAAGGGCCCCGCGAAGATGAGCCCCGCCGAGATCGATTTCAAGGCGCGTGTGAAGGCCAAATGGCCCGAACGCGAGATCATCAGCTGGCGCTCGGTCGCGCCCACGCCCGAGCGCGTCTTCGCGCCTTTGGCGGCCGCCAAGGCCACGGGCCTGCTGACCATCCGCTGGAACTCGGTCGCCCGCCGTGTGCTGACCGAGAACGGTCTCGCCACGGGGGTCGAGATCACCGACACGCGCACGGGTGAGGTGCTGGTGCTCGAGGCCGCACATATCGTGATCAGCGCCTCGCCGATCGAGAGTATCCGCCTGCTCTGGCATTCGGGGCTCGGCAACCACCATGATCAGCTCGGGCGCTATTTCATGGACCAGCTGCCGATGCTCGCGATGGGCCACTACGCGCCGGTGAAAGGGCAGTGGACGGGCGATGACAGCCTGCCCAAGGACGCCTTCTATGAGCCCCAAGGCGGGATCTTCATCACCCGTTCCTCCGGTGATCCGAAAACCCGTGGCCAGTTCGATTTTCAGGGCGGTATCGGACGCTCGCCCGTGGGGGCCGATGATCCGGCGAAACTGCTATTCTTCGGCTTCGGTCAGATGCAGCCAAATGCCCGGAACCGCGTGACGCTCGATCCCAAGGTCAAAGATCGCTGGGGGCTGGCGGGGGCGCATATCGTCTGCCGCATGTCCGCCGAGGACGAGGCGCTTTTAGAGCGGCAGGAGGCTTTCTTCCTCGAGACGATCAACGGCGCGGGCGGCGAGGTGCAGTTTCTGGGCTCGGCCAAGCGCATTCGCGAATGGGGCAAGGGCGCCTATCCGGAGGCAGGCGCCCTGTCGCGTTTCCTCTTCCGGCGCTATTTCAAGGATGTCATGGTCATGGGGGCGGCCATCCATGAAACCGGCGGGGCGCGGATGGGGACAGATCCTGCAAGCTCGGTGGTGAACCCGATGGGCCAGCTCTGGGAGGCCCCCAACGTGCTGGTGACCGATGCCAGCACCTTCTGCGGCTCGGGCGTGACCGGCACCACGCTGACCATCATGGCCCAGACCGTGCGTGCCTGTCGCCATCTCGCGCAGTCGAGCAACAGCCTTCGGGCCGAGCCGGAACTGGCGGAGGCCAACTGA
- a CDS encoding sugar phosphate isomerase/epimerase, whose protein sequence is MSFQLFSSREAESFDEQLMLLKELGYTDVQPFFFGPPDDMAEVERAAQAIKTHGLTAKTGHFTLDIFDTDPDLVERIAKLYGMWLVVVPYIYPEDRPSTAEGWRAIGERLAAYTEDMKARGLTFAYHNHEFEMVPLEDGSYPIEHLLGESVPFEPDLAWMVVGGADPMAWIKRYAGRIPAVHVKDIAPKGEALDEKGFADFGCGVMDWQPLWDACVAAGSQLMIVEHDQPSDWRRFATRSTEGLRRIAEGVHA, encoded by the coding sequence ATGTCATTCCAACTCTTCTCCTCGCGCGAGGCGGAGAGCTTCGATGAGCAACTGATGCTTCTGAAAGAGCTTGGCTATACCGATGTGCAGCCGTTCTTCTTTGGTCCTCCCGATGATATGGCCGAGGTCGAGCGTGCGGCGCAGGCCATCAAGACGCATGGTTTGACCGCCAAAACCGGCCATTTCACACTCGATATCTTCGACACCGATCCCGATCTGGTGGAGCGGATCGCCAAACTTTACGGCATGTGGCTGGTGGTGGTGCCCTATATTTATCCCGAGGATCGCCCGAGCACCGCCGAAGGCTGGCGCGCGATAGGCGAGCGGCTTGCGGCCTATACCGAGGATATGAAGGCGCGCGGCCTGACATTCGCCTATCATAACCACGAGTTCGAGATGGTGCCTCTGGAAGATGGCAGCTATCCGATCGAGCATCTTCTGGGCGAGAGTGTCCCTTTCGAGCCAGATCTGGCATGGATGGTCGTGGGCGGCGCGGACCCGATGGCGTGGATCAAACGCTATGCGGGGCGCATTCCTGCCGTGCATGTGAAGGATATCGCCCCCAAGGGCGAGGCGCTCGACGAGAAGGGCTTTGCCGATTTCGGCTGTGGTGTGATGGACTGGCAGCCCCTCTGGGATGCCTGTGTCGCGGCCGGATCGCAGCTGATGATTGTCGAGCATGACCAGCCCTCGGACTGGCGGCGCTTTGCCACGCGCTCGACCGAGGGGCTCAGGCGCATTGCCGAAGGGGTGCACGCATGA
- the ugpC gene encoding sn-glycerol-3-phosphate ABC transporter ATP-binding protein UgpC has product MSTVTIRDVTKTYGTQQVIHGVDIEIEDGEFVVLVGPSGCGKSTLLRMIAGLEEISGGEVAIGPRVVNDVVARDRDIAMVFQSYALYPHMTVAENMGFALKLAKLSKSDRAARIGKAAEILGLGPMLGRYPRQLSGGQRQRVAMGRAIVRNPQVFLFDEPLSNLDAKLRVEMRSEIKALQHRLKTTTIYVTHDQVEAMTMADKIVVMRDGLVEQCDTPLNLYDAPANMFVAAFIGSPSMNFVKGRVERREGTPIFVSEDGIVLPLAAGCTLAQGRPVIYGFRPEHMVLSDTGIPCGVKLVEPTGSETMVFLAMGGTAITGVFRERVADAEGATLKVLPDPLRAHLFDPETELRIG; this is encoded by the coding sequence ATGTCCACTGTAACCATTCGCGACGTCACAAAGACCTATGGCACCCAGCAGGTGATCCATGGCGTCGATATCGAGATCGAGGACGGCGAGTTTGTCGTGCTGGTCGGCCCCTCGGGCTGTGGCAAATCCACCCTGTTGCGCATGATCGCGGGGCTCGAGGAGATCTCGGGCGGCGAGGTGGCCATCGGGCCTCGCGTCGTCAATGATGTGGTCGCGCGCGACCGTGACATCGCCATGGTGTTCCAGAGCTATGCGCTTTATCCGCATATGACCGTGGCCGAGAATATGGGCTTCGCGCTGAAACTGGCGAAACTGTCGAAATCGGATCGGGCCGCGCGGATTGGCAAGGCGGCCGAGATCCTCGGCCTCGGACCTATGCTTGGCCGCTATCCCCGCCAGCTCTCGGGCGGTCAGCGCCAGCGGGTGGCCATGGGCCGCGCCATCGTGCGCAACCCGCAGGTGTTCCTGTTCGATGAGCCGCTGTCCAATCTCGATGCCAAGCTGCGCGTCGAGATGCGCTCCGAGATCAAGGCGCTCCAGCACCGTCTGAAGACGACGACGATCTATGTCACCCATGATCAGGTCGAGGCGATGACCATGGCCGACAAGATCGTGGTCATGCGTGACGGGCTGGTCGAACAATGCGACACGCCGCTCAACCTCTATGATGCGCCCGCCAATATGTTCGTGGCGGCTTTCATCGGCTCGCCCTCGATGAATTTCGTAAAGGGCCGGGTCGAGCGCCGCGAGGGCACCCCGATCTTTGTGAGCGAAGACGGCATCGTGCTGCCGCTTGCCGCGGGCTGCACCCTCGCCCAAGGCAGGCCGGTCATCTACGGTTTCCGCCCCGAACATATGGTGCTGTCGGATACCGGCATCCCCTGCGGGGTGAAGCTGGTCGAGCCCACCGGCTCGGAAACGATGGTCTTTCTGGCGATGGGCGGCACCGCCATCACCGGCGTCTTCCGCGAGCGGGTGGCGGATGCCGAGGGCGCGACCCTGAAAGTGCTGCCCGACCCCCTGCGCGCCCATCTCTTTGATCCCGAAACCGAACTCCGGATCGGCTGA